Within Pokkaliibacter sp. MBI-7, the genomic segment ATATTGACAATATCCCTCTCCAGAAGTACTTTGAATAGGCAAGCTATGTAGGAGTGTTAATTATGTATCAACCAGGCCCCGGCCCCATTATAGTTTAGTGTTACCATTCACTGACGTTCTGAGCTTTGCGAGAAGATCATTTCCCGTTGCCACGGCATCGTTCATGTCGCTCAGAACACGTCTTAGTAGTTTCAGCTTCCTTTCCCTATCAAAATTACGTGACTCAAAATCACTACTGTACATATGAGTGGTGCATTCTTGGATCGCAAGAATTTGGTTGTAGAACTCCAATATATCTGCAGATAGCGCTTCAGGCAGATGCCACTTGTCTTGCCCCCAGACAATTAGATCCGTAATCCCCTGCGTGACAATGACATAGGGAAAATAGTCTGATTCAGACTCTGCCCTAGTAATCGCTGATTCCAAGCCTTCTGCAGAAGATTTCATCACTTTGACCCGCGAAGCTACGTCCGAAGTCACCATCCGATGAAAGCTGCCTTTGGATCGCTTATTCTTCCATAGATCAACCACCAACGGGCCTACCACCGACCCCATGAAAGCCGCAACCACAACTGCGATGGGCTGTTCTAACCAAGCCATACGTAATCCCCTTCTTCGCTACCCTATTAGATTCCAAATGCCCTAGTGCGCATCCATTGCATAGCTATCTCATTCTGAGAACGAAGTTTCGCACGGGTAGTTTCACTGAGAGGCAGGCCTTCAGCATAGACGAGATCTGTTAGGCCACTTATATTATACGGCTGATTTGAGAGTGAACATCACCAGACTCAACTTCGTCTTCACCATGCTGCTCACGCTCAATGAGCCATTTGAGCTGTGCAAGCTCTTTCTCGATAACGACGATCAGTGCAATCTGCCAATCGTTTGACATGTATTCCTCTCCCTGAGCCTATTCGAGCGCCTCTTAAATTACGCGGGATTTGCACCTTCAATACTTTCAAACTGGGTGATTTTCACATCACCGTCTGGAAACTTAGCTTTGATCTCCAGCTCGCCCCCCATAGCCTGAATAACATCTCTCAAAGAGGAGATGTACATGTCGGTTCGACGTTCCAGTTTTGAAATTGCAGCTTGCTTGACCTTTAGTTTATCCGCCAGGTCCTGTTGCGATAGCTGTCTAGCATGGCGAAGTTCAGCAAGAGGCATCTCCTGCATCATTGCATGTACTTTCTCCTGCACAGCTCTTTGGGCTTCAGGAGACATTTTAGCTTTCAATACACTGAATGATTTGGCCATCTTAATTTTCTCCTGAGTCGCTAGTGGCAGACTCTTGCTCAAGCTCCATCAGATGCTCGTCATAGAGCCTGTCAGCAACAGGGATAAACTGATCATAAAAGCGCTTGTTCCCTGTTTTATCGCCTCCAATCAGCAGTATTGCCATACGTCTGGGGTTAAAGGCGTAGAAAATACGATATGGGTGACCTGAGTGTTGGATCCTTAGCTCTCGCATGTGACCATGGCGGGAGCCACTTATTGCTGAACTATGTGGGTGAGGCAGATTCGGGCCATGCTGTTCAAGAAGCTCAACTGAAGCCGTGACACTGACTTGCTCACTCTCAGTCAAAGCATTCCACCACACTTCAAACTCATCCGTGTATTCAACCTCATGGCTCATTCAAATATAACCTTTGCGGAATATTTGATCAATATTTGGGCGACCCATAACGGGCTGTGCTATGAAGACTGAGCTTACCCTTCCTCATCGTTCTAGCATCCCTTTCACATGGTTCTTTTCGCGTGACACTGACGAAAAAACGGCAGACCGCCTGAGAGTACGGCCTGCCAACATCATCAAACAGGCTCTTTTAACTCTGTCGCTGCCGCTGTTTTCTGTAGGTTTTCATGGATCTTAAACAGCACCAGGAACAGCTCACACCAGATCCGGGCAGCCACTGCGCCACCAATCATGGCAGCCAGCCCTGTCAGAAAACCAAAAAAAGTTATCCGATAGCCACCGAACATCATGCCCAGACCTGATACCACTGCAAACAGCAGCATCAACCAATAGACAACAGTGATGATCTTGGGGGTGATCATGGTATCGAAGTGCAGAATGTCCCTGATATTCATGAATATCTCCTTATCTGAGTCAGGGGAAAGGCAGCCAGGCTACCTGTGATGTTGAGCACGAAGCTCAAAAGTCGACGTCCAGATCAGCCATGTACTCCAACAGCCAGACACCCGAGCCTCTGCGCTGGTAGATAATGACCTTATCCAGTTCTTTAATGAGGTGGTGGCCAGCCTCTGCTGGCACACTGAAGGTAGCCTTGGCGTGGTAGACCAGTTGCCCTCTCGATGACTCCTGCTGAGTCAGTCGATAAGTGTGAATAATGCAACGTTGCTGGGTTTCACGCTCACAGGTTTTGACCAGCTCATCAATGATGGCGTTGTCAGCGGGGCCAGAGGGATAAAAGGAGTCCGCAAGAAAGACATAGCCCAGCAGCAGGAGATTCAACAGCAGAATGAGAGGCTGGTCCAGAAAGTACGCGCCCCACATCAGAGTGACAAAGAGAGCAGTGGCCACAAGCCACTTATTGGAAAGTAGATGCATCAGATCGTCCTTGATCAATCAAAAACAGAGTGCTGTCAGTCAGCAGCCACCCTTTTCTGCGTCACATTACATACATGGCGCCATGTTCCGGCGGCGCGAGACAGATTTTGTCACCAGAAGCGGATAAAAAGTCACAATACGAATATAAAGAACAATATTACTTTTATCCCACATGCGATATAAGAATAGTTCCAGCAGTGTTGCCCTTTTTATAACTTTATCACTTGCCCCCTTTCATAAACACCTTATGGGCGCATAATTATGAAAATATAAAGCTCCTTTCAGGAGGTCACTATGGCTCACTTAGCTTCCATACTCGTTATCGATGGTATCGAATCGCGTCGACAGTTCCTGGAGCAGACACTTCAGAAAATTGGATACAATATATATTGTACAAGTACAGGAGAAGCCGGCATTTCTATTGCTGAACGCAATGCCATTGATCTCATTTTCCTGCACTCACAGCCTGCAGACATGGATGGTTATAGCTGTAGCCAGAAGATAAAGAGTCATCACCTACTCTCCGGCATTCCTATTATCTTCATGCTGAACCCAGATGAAGCGT encodes:
- a CDS encoding DUF4282 domain-containing protein; amino-acid sequence: MNIRDILHFDTMITPKIITVVYWLMLLFAVVSGLGMMFGGYRITFFGFLTGLAAMIGGAVAARIWCELFLVLFKIHENLQKTAAATELKEPV
- a CDS encoding XRE family transcriptional regulator; the protein is MAKSFSVLKAKMSPEAQRAVQEKVHAMMQEMPLAELRHARQLSQQDLADKLKVKQAAISKLERRTDMYISSLRDVIQAMGGELEIKAKFPDGDVKITQFESIEGANPA
- a CDS encoding type II toxin-antitoxin system RelE/ParE family toxin; the protein is MSHEVEYTDEFEVWWNALTESEQVSVTASVELLEQHGPNLPHPHSSAISGSRHGHMRELRIQHSGHPYRIFYAFNPRRMAILLIGGDKTGNKRFYDQFIPVADRLYDEHLMELEQESATSDSGEN